CCCAGCGCCGGCGAGAGATACATGAACTCTGGTCTGTTTGCAGTTGTTAGGGGGGAATGCGAAAATATGACCTTTTGATGTCATGGGAAGCTCTCATTAAGTAGAATGGGTGCTATTTTTCATGTGTTCGTAAGTGTCAGCACAAGGTACAGTGGATCCTCTGTTCTTGCTTTTCGCAAAACAGAGCATGCCTTTGCTTGTTGAATGGAAGAAATTCTATACTGATCTTCATGGGAAGCTCTCATTAAGTAGAATGGGTGCTATTTTTCATGTGTTTGTAAGTGTCAGCACAAGGTACAGTGGATCCTCTGTTCTTGCTTTTCGCAAAACAGAGCATGCCTTTGCTTGTTGAATGGAAGAGATTCTATACTGATCTTCATAAGGGTACTCCTATCTTATCAACGAGGGTCCAGACAGGCCTATTTAATCTAGGGTTTTTTATTTTTGAGAGAACATCATCAATAGTAACTAAGCTCATTTAATCTAGGGAATATGGTATGTCTAAAAAGTCGATTCTCACTATATACAATTAATGTATACATGAGAAGTCACAAATTGCTATTGAACCCTCTGTACAAGTCATAGAAAAGTATTGAAGTGTGTCTGTAATCATGACCTCTACATTAGCTATCAAATTTTGATCAGGAAGATGCCAACAAATTCTTGAACCACTGGACTGAGTTCTTGGGGTATCTCTTGAGGTTATCCTTGTAGTCCACGAAGtacaacccgaatctcgaggtgTATCCAGCAGTCCACTCCCAATTGTCGAGAAGAGACCACACAAAATACCCGCGAACATCGCAACCGTCCTCCCTGCATAAATTGCAGTACCAAAGATTAACCAATCTATGAATAGCAAAAGAAGTTTCGACTGATCAAGGGAAGGTAAAATAGTGTTAGCACCTTATAGAATCAGCTAGATTTGTGAGGTAGTCATTGTGGTAGTTGATCCTTTTTGAGTCCTTGAGGGCCTTCTTGAGGGAGATGAAGGGGCTGTTGCTGTCATCCATCCCTGAAACAACAGAGTTCATTTAATGTTATGTCGAAGGCACATCAATTACACTTGATTGAGAATATGCACATCCTTGTTAAGTTCATAAAACTCTGAAGCGGTTTCTGTTCCATCTCTTTCAGTGTTTTGCTAATCAAATGGAAAAATTCATATTGTGCATGTACTTGCCATTTTCAGTGATGTAGACAGTTGGAGTGTTGTATCTATCTTTGACATAGTTCATGAGCCTCCTCATGCTGCCAGGCACAATGTACAACCATATTGAATTGGCCTGCACGTACGGAGGCGAACAAGAGAAATATTCAGTCATGATGCCTACAGTTAATTTTCAAAAATTCAAATGCAACATTACAACACAAAAATTTCAGTCTGCATGTTGCCAATGTGATGGTTACCTTATCTCCAATTGCCTTCCCATTTCTGAAGGCTGACAATGTACACAAGATGCACACATGAGTATGAAGTTAGATAAAAAAAAGTAAAGATACAAGAGGGGTAGGAACTGAACTTACGGAGGCTGACGGATCCGCTGTCTGCCAAGGTATCATTCAGCAAGTATTTGATGACAGTGGAATGGTCTTCCTTAGTGTAGAATGTGGTGTAGTGATTGATCCCCACGAAGTCCAGCGACCCCTTCACCAGATGGGCCTCTTTGGTCATGAACCTCGGCAGCCTTTCTCCAACCCTCGATCTCATTGTCGCCGGGTAATcgccgaagaagaaggggtcggcaAACCTTTTTTACATATCCATCCATGATTAGATTAATTAGTACTTAGTTCAAAAGTGCGACACTTTTTATGGATCGGAGAGAGTGGAAAATAGTTAATGAAGTTAGCGAGTGAGGCTCTGACCATCCTAGCTGGAACTCTTGTGCTCTCTTCGCGGCCTCAACATTAGCTGTGGAGTTTGAGACAGGCTCGTACCATATCACATCCAACGACATCCCCACCTCTCCATTCTGCTCTGCCTGCATAATATTAATGCATAGAAACTCAATCTTCTATTGTTCATTTCAAACTGTATTGCAACTTCAGGCCCAAGGGGAAATCACATCAAGGGTGGCCGACCTTGTACTTCTTCCTATAGATGTCTGAAACCGTGGCGTGAGCGAGGATGATGTTGTGAGCGACAATGTAGGGCTCGGTGCCGGAGCTCCCTTGTTTGCAGCAGAGGTGGCGGAGCACGGAGCAGCGGCCCGGCGCGTGGATCCCGCTGTCGTAGCCCTGCACCGCCACCGTGTGTGGCTCGTTGAAGGTGATCCAGCGCTTCACCCTGTCCCCAAACGCCTTGAAACACGTCTCCGCATACGCCGCGTAGTCGTTGCTGCATTGGAAATTTGCATGGTTTGGTTGTTAGACCACCATTGCAGCTAGACCCAAGAAAAAGTTGCTCCAAATCAAGGTGCCTACGGTACACACATTATCTGCCTGTCAAGCAACCCATTGTACTTGTCTTCCAGGGCCAGGGGAAGGTCCCAGTGGTAGAGGGTAACATACGGCTCAATCTCTGGAAAAAATTAATTGTAGTTCACCTTGTTAGTGAGCTCATAACTAATTTGGATTCAACAGTTATTTTCGATAAAACTTCAACACTGGTCAATAATGTTTTGATCTTCAGAGTGTACAAAAGTTCACCTTTTGCCAGGAGTGCATCAATGACCTTGTTGTAGTGGACAATGCCTGCCTGGTTGACCTCACCGGTGCCATCTGGACATCAAACAAAACACACAAGGCTATTACTATTAGTGTTCTGATATGTTAATTAATTTCTCAATAGTTTGGCAAGCCTGTTTATCAGTCAAATTATTAAGGGGCGCACAAAATTTGTACTAATAATGCATACTTGGGAGAATCCGAGACCATGCAATTGAGAATCTGTAGGCATCCAATCCCATATCTGCCATGAGCTGAATGTCCTCCTGAAATAGTTAGTTGTTTCAAGGGCCATGAGTATATTTTACAACGAATGCATAATTAAACGCTCATGTTCATATTTGATATGTATCATCTTGATGCGTTAATCTAGTGCCTATATTTCCAAAAAGGAGAAACCTCAAAACGGTGGTAGTGGTCAACAGCAACATCGGCATTGCTGAAGTCAAGGATCTTCCCTACATAGGAGAAAAAGGTATTTGTAAGAAGATTGTATCACTATCTTGAATCATATACTTTCATGTGCCAACAATGTTTCTCTTCCACTGAAAAAACAAATGTTTTATCACAAAACAAAATAATTGTTTATGTTACCAAACGTGTGTGCGAATTTGTCCCAAATTGTAGGGCCTCTTCCATCCACATTGACGGCCCCCTCGTACTACCAACAGAAAAAACATGATTTCAGAAAAAAAAACACATACCATAATATATATGCTTATTACTCTAAGAATATTTACACAAAATTTACTCATAGTTGGATTAATACATTGCGTAAGAAAACTAGAGAAGATCCTGGTGCACACCACAGGTCCCCACCTTTTCGACTATACAAAAGTCATCTTCCCAAAACTGAGAGAGAACCCCCGCCTCTCCATCGAGTGATGCACATCGACCATGTTTAGTCTTTTTTTCTTCAGAATACAATGTTTAGTGTGTTATGTTATTTCTTCTTCGACTGGAGGGAGTAATCCGGCCTCTTCATCATGCAATGCACACAACCATGTTTAGTGTGTTATGTAGTGTACATGTATTGTTGCTGAGTCCATATTGGGTTCAAGACGGATCGATCAAGCTATTATTCAAGTTTTATGGTAGACTGCTTTGTCGAAGCATAAAAAGAAATATGTACTCTAAAATATAAAGATGAGGAGTCAGTGAGTCATGAGTCAGCTTCTTCCAGTTTGTTCATACAAGACAACTTAGCTATGATTTTACCTCAAAGGGGTCACTTTGCAATCAAGTCGCACTCGGGGCCATATGTGGCTTCCAACCTTTTCTTCTATTCTTCTGGAGAACATTCCTTTTCAGTGCACCACGTCAATTATACTATTTGATGGGTACGTTTGGCTAATTATTTTATAGTATTATCAAAGTTTAATTCCTAGGTTCCTGCAAAACATTTGGTCATTTGCGCAAGAGTAATTTACTATGCCTCATAAAGAAATTGCAAATGTTATCTGAGTTCCTGCTTGCTTTGAGCATATAATTCTTGTTTCTAGTCCATGTCGTTAATTAGTGTGTGCAAAATTCTAACTCCTGTTTATGCATTGCCTACAACACTAGTCCTTGCGCGCATGTGACAACGTAGTGACACTGGGAGGTTACTTGCAAAGTAGTGCTAACAATCATGTGTTGCTTATGCACAATCTTCAAATCCAACTCCTATGAGCTTTTATAGAAGTTATCCAGCCTCGGGTGTCAACATCCAAACGGGGTGCAAGTGTAACTACCATTCTTGACACTTGAGGGCGTGCATGGACAATGGAGATTTTGTTTGTTGAGAAGTCATAATGTCTTATTTTTCAAAGGAGGCATCGACTGTAAACTTTACTAAAAAGACAAATATGAGCACGGGCATATACAAGAGGAGGAGAGAAGGGTGCATGAACAGTAGCACATGACCCACAAGTCCACAACAAAAAGATAAAAAAGATCATATGCACCAAAATAGGAACGGATCAACTAGCATGGTAAATAAGATAAACCATATTACAATCGGAGAAGATCAATCGATTTATAACAGATCCGATACCACAGAGAAGACGAGGGAAGCTCCATCGATTATGTGAAAGGAACACACTAGCCAATTAAGTGAAAATATTTTACATATATAGCTTTATTTAGAATCAAGATCAATGCAAGAACTTCACAAAAAATAGAGTTAATCATGCAGAAGTAAATGAATTGAAAATTGTTACTACCTGGTAGGCGGATGCTGCGGTGCCGAAGACGAAGCCCTTGGGGAAGCTCCCTCTGGTCAGATTATCCTTCCCACTCCCCCTCGTCTGCGCGTTGCATTCCTGTTGCGCCGCCGACACGGCCAACCACACCACAAGCACCAGCGTCGGCACACATTGCCGCTTGCATGCCATCCTCTTCTCCGTGAGCGCTCGCTCGCTCGAGAGCGCGCGTGCGACGTAGAGACTTATATATGCATACTGTGAGCTAGATGGCATGTGTGTTGCTTACAGGCAGAGAAGTCTCGTGTTGTTTAGAAGGAGAGAAGAGTCCCCAAGAGTCCGATGTTTGATATAAGCGTGTGTAAAGTTGGTTAGGAGGGCCAAAGCAGCTAGCAAACCGATTAAGCAAAGTGTGGGGGCAACAAACACTCTCCTAATCAAGAGGAATGTTCAGAGAGGATGGGTTGCTGTTGCTGAAATGCATACGATCTAGTTAATGCCAGTTGGTGTAGTTGGACGAGTAGATGGATAGATATATACGTGTTGATATGCACATGTATTTATCCGTTAGTGTACCGTTGGCATCCCTTGCAAGGAAGGATCGCGCTTGAAAGCACGGCGGAGGAACGTACAGTACTGTGTGTGTGTTGCCTCAGCTTGTGCTTTGTTGTTGCTTTCTGAGCTGGTTGGTGGCCAGACAAGAAGAGAACCCAAGAGGATGCATGGAAgtttagagcaactctagcagaccccgcatcccgccggcccgcaaaacgcgtttgcagttcACGCAAAACGGCCTTTATGGGCCGGCGCGGACGGCCACAGATACAAACCCCTCAAACGGAcccgtaaaaaagcatattcGCGGAATATGTTTTTTTATGGGTCGACTTTGCGGAGTCTGCTCTTTGCGCTGTTGCATCCCGCATCTCATCGGCCCCTAAATATCAAGTCTAACATAATACAACAATTCAAATCAAACATAATACAAAATCATCCACATtacaaataattattcaaatcacCGTAGCAAACTTAAAGAATGCAATACAAAACTTGTCATGAATACAAATACAAATGAATACAAAAATGAGTCACTGTCCAGCCCCTTGCCAATGGTGCTCAATGAGATCCTCCTAAAGTTGAAGTGGGTGTTtgcattttcaatctccttgtaTGTTTGAAGAAAAGCTCTAATGCGGTTAGGGTCTCTAGCTGGTTTGACACGACTACCCACATTGTCATAGAAGAATTTCAAGTTCATTCCTCTCTCATCTTCAAGAATCATATTGTGCAGGATAACACAGCATGTCATGATATTTTTCAAGGTTTTCTTATCCCAAAAACGAGCAGGGCCACGGACAATGGCAAACCTAGATTGCAAAACACAGAATGCTCTTTTAATGTCTTTTCGGGCTGCCTCTTGCACCCTTGCAAATTCACATTGCTTTTTAGTTTTTGGTTCTTTGATGCTTTTGacaaatgtgcaccaaggagggtatataccatctgcaagatagtacccctttgtgtattcatgcccattgatagtgtagttgcaagcaggagcatcaccagtagcaagcctagcaaacaaatGAGACCGTTGCAACACATTGATATCATTGAGAGTGCCCGGCATACCCAAAAAACAATGCCAAATCCATAAATCCTCAGATGCTACGGCCTCTAGCACAATTGTTGCATCACGAGACTTGCCACAATACATTCCTAGCCATGCCTTGGGGCAATTTTTTCAAGTCCAATGCATACAATCGATGCTACCTAGCATGCCAGGCCAACCTCCTCTCATTAGTTGCCATCAATTTCTTTGTGTCATCTTCGTTGGGTGCCCGAAGATACTCAGGACCAAAGACACGGATGATCACCTTTGTAAATCTACGCACAAACTCAGTTGTAGTATCTTCACCAATGCGAAGGTACTCATTGGCATAGTCAGCCGGAACACCATATGCAATCACCCGCATTGTCGCGGAGATTTTTTGATATGCGCTAAATCCCTTTAAGCCCGCAACATTTCTTCTTTGAGTAAAATACCGGCAATTTTCCTCGCAAGCTTGCACAATTTTGACAAAGAGGGATCGGCGCATTCGGTACCTTCTCCGGAAGAGGTGCGGTGGATATGTAGGATTCTCCGTGAAGTAGTCTTGCATCAACATCTCGTTCCCAAGATGGCGATTCCGAGGAATGCAAAGACGCCCGACGGTTGATCCTCGCCTCCTCTTCCGGTTCTCGTCTTCGTGCTCCTTCACGGCAAGTGCCATGACCAATGTTTGCTGCCGAAAGTTTGCAAGCATGGCCCCAACATCCGAGTCGTCCGAATCGAACGAATCGGAGAGCAGGAACTTCTCGAACGGGCTCAACTCCATCTACATGCGTACCGGCGCGTCAAATTAACTATACCGCTCgtaaaaatcacaaaaaaacgcACTAACCGGTGGCGGACGCGGCGGGTGATCCCGGGCGGCGACGAGGAGGTGGGCCCGACGGTGGTCGATCCCCGGCGGCGGCAGCGACGAGAGCGGCTCTTCTCGCCGgatccggggggggggggggtcggtgCAGCGTCTCGGCGCGGGAGGGTGTGGGGCGGCACCGTGGACCAATTCTGCCCGTAGATTTGGCCGGAATCGCTGGCGGCGGGCGGGCAGAAGCAAGGGCGGTCGGCGGCGGAAGAAGGGGGGAAGGCGCGCGGgctgaaatgtccctcccgccaactGCTTCTCTGTGATGCAGGGCACCGCGAACGTGAGGGGGAACCCCGCATAATCCCGGGTTGTGGTCGGGATTTTGCCGCGCCCCTCAAAATTTTTTGCGGGCCGGGGCGGGAGGCGGGGTCTGATCGGGCAGATTTTTCCACCCCTACCCGCATTTTGGCAGTTATTTTGCGGGGCGGAGgcggatgcggggtctgctagagttgctcttagctAGACAAGTTGGTAGACTGAACGCAACGCACTCGTACTCGATTTGGCATGCAAAGTACGAGCAAATACTCTCATCATGTTGTGGCCTAtatttaccgaaaaaggctttcgccccacTTTATATTATAAAACAAACCGCCCAAGCCAAACATCTAACAAGGTTCACACACACAAGTCTCACACACAAATAGGTAGCCAAGGGTTAgtgctgagggcacagctcaACAAGCCCTGAAAACAGAAAAAACTCTCACACAGCAGCCCAAATAGTGGGACTAGTCGGGCCTATATTTAGTGTCCGCGTCTTTTCAATCTGTCGGTAATTCAGCCGTCTAATGACACATCAACAAAACCTCTGGGCTTTCGTTGTTTTCTGATCCATGGCCTACGTCTTTTACTTCTCTCGATTTTCTTTTGCCGTCTCATCAGCCCTGGGTAAACGTGACAACTTTATCATCGCCAACTCTTGTATAATTTGCTATGGTCAACTTTACTTGGTCTTTTTGACGATAAATGTTCCCCCGCTGTTGGTGTAGTAAGAACCAGAGTTCCACTAACCTCCGAGCATGGGCCATGACAGTGCACGGCTACACCAGCAAAGAATCGATCTTCGCCGGCAAGCGCTACATTTATTTTGATAAAGGACTTTTCATTGAATAGATATATCGAGGTGATACGATCGCATTGAAAGAAAGCCCAGTCTCTGCATAGctagatgcacacagccaaaaagTCGAGAGTGCCCTAAGAATAAT
This sequence is a window from Aegilops tauschii subsp. strangulata cultivar AL8/78 chromosome 7, Aet v6.0, whole genome shotgun sequence. Protein-coding genes within it:
- the LOC109767240 gene encoding beta-glucosidase 34 — protein: MPSSSQYAYISLYVARALSSERALTEKRMACKRQCVPTLVLVVWLAVSAAQQECNAQTRGSGKDNLTRGSFPKGFVFGTAASAYQYEGAVNVDGRGPTIWDKFAHTFGKILDFSNADVAVDHYHRFEEDIQLMADMGLDAYRFSIAWSRILPNGTGEVNQAGIVHYNKVIDALLAKEIEPYVTLYHWDLPLALEDKYNGLLDRQIINDYAAYAETCFKAFGDRVKRWITFNEPHTVAVQGYDSGIHAPGRCSVLRHLCCKQGSSGTEPYIVAHNIILAHATVSDIYRKKYKAEQNGEVGMSLDVIWYEPVSNSTANVEAAKRAQEFQLGWFADPFFFGDYPATMRSRVGERLPRFMTKEAHLVKGSLDFVGINHYTTFYTKEDHSTVIKYLLNDTLADSGSVSLPFRNGKAIGDKANSIWLYIVPGSMRRLMNYVKDRYNTPTVYITENGMDDSNSPFISLKKALKDSKRINYHNDYLTNLADSIREDGCDVRGYFVWSLLDNWEWTAGYTSRFGLYFVDYKDNLKRYPKNSVQWFKNLLASS